A single genomic interval of Suncus etruscus isolate mSunEtr1 chromosome 10, mSunEtr1.pri.cur, whole genome shotgun sequence harbors:
- the MOS gene encoding proto-oncogene serine/threonine-protein kinase mos yields the protein MPSPLPPRTSPLRGFSVPPDSRPCSSPCVPLGQASCPRRLPSKFSWCIIDWDHVRLLHPLGAGGFGAVYKATYHGVPVALKQVKRSAKNRLASQRSFWAELNVARLRHANIVQVLAASTRTPAGLDSLGTVIMEFGGHFTLHQRIYGAAPGPELHEALDGAWAEPLSLGTCLKYALDVANGLLFLHSQSIVHLDLKPANILISDQDVCKIGDFGCSEKLKGLLGVQKAGWHLGGTYTHRAPELLKGEAITPKADIYAFAITLWQMATQEAPFSGDREYVLYAVVACHLRPPLSAAVFTEATPGRELQSIIRRCWAANAGQRPSADLLLLDLSSLKAEYG from the coding sequence ATGCCCTCCCCTCTCCCGCCTCGCACCTCCCCGCTGAGGGGCTTCTCCGTGCCTCCCGACTCCAGGCCCTGCAGCAGCCCCTGTGTGCCGCTGGGGCAGGCCAGTTGCCCCCGACGCCTTCCCAGCAAATTCTCCTGGTGCATCATCGACTGGGACCACGTGCGCCTCCTGCACCCCCTGGGCGCTGGTGGCTTCGGGGCTGTGTACAAGGCCACCTACCACGGGGTGCCCGTCGCCCTCAAGCAGGTGAAGAGGAGCGCCAAGAACCGGCTGGCATCGCAGCGCAGCTTCTGGGCAGAACTCAACGTGGCCAGGCTGCGCCATGCCAACATCGTGCAGGTCTTGGCAGCCAGCACGCGCACCCCCGCTGGCCTGGACAGCCTGGGCACCGTGATCATGGAGTTCGGTGGCCACTTCACGCTGCACCAGCGCATCTACGGGGCTGCCCCTGGCCCTGAGCTGCACGAGGCCCTGGACGGCGCCTGGGCAGAGCCACTGAGCCTGGGCACCTGTCTCAAGTATGCCCTGGACGTGGCCAACGGCCTGCTCTTCCTTCACTCCCAGAGCATCGTGCACTTGGACCTGAAGCCGGCCAACATCCTCATCAGTGATCAAGACGTGTGCAAGATTGGGGACTTCGGCTGCTCGGAAAAGCTCAAAGGCCTGCTGGGCGTCCAGAAGGCCGGTTGGCACCTAGGTGGCACTTACACCCACCGGGCCCCTGAGCTCCTCAAAGGAGAGGCCATCACGCCCAAAGCCGACATCTACGCCTTTGCCATCACGCTCTGGCAGATGGCCACCCAGGAGGCGCCTTTCTCCGGGGACCGAGAGTACGTGCTCTATGCCGTGGTGGCCTGCCACCTCAGGCCGCCGCTGTCGGCCGCTGTCTTCACGGAGGCCACCCCTGGCAGGGAGCTCCAGAGCATCATCCGGCGGTGCTGGGCGGCCAACGCCGGGCAGAGGCCCAGTGCGGACCTTCTCCTGCTGGACCTGAGCTCGTTAAAAGCGGAGTACGGCTGA